From Erigeron canadensis isolate Cc75 chromosome 8, C_canadensis_v1, whole genome shotgun sequence, one genomic window encodes:
- the LOC122609716 gene encoding pentatricopeptide repeat-containing protein At4g21065-like: MEYSVSVFGKINKPDGFLWNTMIRGFGNTNKVDQVFCYYKKMVEYGEVVDNFTLCFLLKASGQCGSVLLGKQVHCSVVKHGFESHVFVRNTMIHMYGTLKDVVVARQVFDEMPRPDLVGWNTIIDCHVCCGKHKEALELFYRMQSDGVKPDNATLAVVLSACAALGELEVGRWVHSVVDQSFLLRDMSLANSLIHMYTRCGEMEEARRVFGMMNDKNVVTWNTMILGLATHSYSQEALSMFSLMMNKNVIPPDDVTFLGVLTACSHGGMVEEGRRYFEEMTSNYHMKPSIKHYGCMVDMLSRAGLVTEAYSLVHNMPMKCNAIIWRTLLAGCNMHGNIKLAEDVRWHLLEVEPDHSSDYVLLANTYASLEDWNQVSRVRRSMVADKVQKACAGNSFIGVPSGF, from the coding sequence ATGGAGTATTCGGTGTCGGTTTTCGGTAAGATTAATAAGCCAGATGGGTTTCTTTGGAATACTATGATTAGAGGGTTTGGTAATACGAacaaagttgatcaagttttttgTTACTATAAAAAGATGGTTGAATATGGTGAAGTTGTGGATAATTTTACACTATGTTTTTTGCTTAAAGCTAGTGGGCAATGTGGGTCAGTTTTGTTGGGAAAACAAGTACATTGTAGTGTTGTAAAACATGGGTTTGAGAGTCATGTTTTTGTGAGGAATACTATGATACATATGTATGGAACGTTAAAAGATGTTGTCGTTGCACGtcaggtgtttgatgaaatgcctagACCCGACTTGGTTGGTTGGAATACTATCATTGATTGCCATGTTTGTTGTGGGAAACACAAAGAGGCGTTGGAGTTGTTTTATCGGATGCAGAGTGATGGTGTAAAACCTGATAATGCTACATTGGCGGTGGTCTTATCGGCTTGTGCTGCATTGGGAGAGTTGGAGGTTGGGAGGTGGGTTCATTCCGTTGTGGATCAAAGTTTTTTACTGAGAGATATGTCACTTGCGAATTCTCTTATTCATATGTACACAAGGTGTGGCGAGATGGAAGAAGCACGAAGAGTTTTTGGCATGATGAATGATAAAAATGTAGTAACATGGAACACGATGATATTGGGACTCGCAACTCATAGTTACTCTCAGGAAGCTTTATCCATGTTTTCACTAATGATGAACAAAAACGTCATACCACCTGATGATGTTACTTTCTTAGGAGTTCTAACTGCGTGTAGCCATGGAGGAATGGTGGAAGAAGGAAGACGGTATTTTGAAGAAATGACCAGCAATTACCATATGAAACCATCAATAAAACACTACGGGTGCATGGTAGACATGTTATCTCGAGCAGGATTGGTCACCGAGGCTTATAGTTTGGTTCACAATATGCCTATGAAATGCAACGCCATTATCTGGAGGACATTATTAGCAGGTTGTAATATGCACGGAAATATCAAACTAGCTGAGGACGTAAGGTGGCATCTACTTGAGGTGGAACCAGATCATAGTAGTGATTATGTTCTTCTAGCTAATACTTATGCAAGTTTAGAAGACTGGAACCAAGTATCGAGAGTAAGAAGATCAATGGTAGCTGATAAAGTTCAAAAAGCGTGCGCTGGTAACAGTTTCATTGGTGTACCATCGGGATTCTAA
- the LOC122609717 gene encoding 2-hydroxy-palmitic acid dioxygenase mpo1 gives MAKIGLFDLENHFAFYGAYHSNPVNIFIHMLFVWPILFTSLVILYFTPPLVNLDFLPYSLVLNYGFLFTVIYAGFYVGLDVKAGSFAGLLCFLCWVFGSFVAQHLGFSLAWKVVLAAQIFCWTGQFIGHGIFEKRAPALLDNLTQAFLMAPFFVLLETLQMVVSYEPYPGFHASVKAKVDANIEEWKESKQKKSS, from the exons atggCAAAAATAGGattatttgatcttgaaaaccACTTTGCTTTTTATGGAGCATATCATAGCAACCCAGTAAATATATTCATCCACATGTTGTTTGTTTGGCCAATTTTATTTACATCACTTGTGATTCTTTATTTTACACCCCCTTTGGTCAATCTTGATTTTTTACCATATAGTTTGGTTTTAAATTATGGGTTTCTTTTTACTGTGATTTATGCTGGTTTTTATGTTGGTTTGGATGTTAAAGCTGGTTCCTTTGCTggtcttttgtgttttctttgtTGGGTGTTTGGAAGCTTTGTTGCACAACATTTGGGTTTCTCTCTTGCTTGGAAG GTTGTACTGGCTGCTCAAATATTCTGCTGGACCGGACAATTCATTGGACATGGCATTTTCGAG AAACGTGCACCTGCTTTGTTGGACAACCTTACACAAGCCTTCTTGATGGCGCCTTTCTTTGTATTGCTAGAG ACACTTCAAATGGTGGTCAGTTATGAACCATATCCAGGTTTTCATGCAAGTGTTAAAGCTAAAGTGGATGCCAACATCGAAGAGTGGAAGGAGAGCAAGCAAAAGAAAAGCTCGTAA
- the LOC122578337 gene encoding photosynthetic NDH subunit of subcomplex B 4, chloroplastic isoform X2, translating into MAEAIMSFKIINTHINHKPFLLAPRLESKLSLRHLSGSRFTNGFHLQSSVGVEDSKRRSGGRMNAIPHLSLMAVLVEHMEGQRDLITHKSIWHLTDQQIKNIYTLYIMFTVWGCCFFGATKDPYYDSEYYRKDGGDGTGHWVYEKQEDIEEKARAALWREELIEEIEQKVGGLRELEEAKEEELV; encoded by the exons ATGGCAGAAGCTATTATGAGCTTTAAAATCATTAACACTCATATCAATCATAAGCCTTTTTTGCTTGCACCAAGATTGGAATCAAAATTATCA CTCAGGCACTTATCAGGCTCAAGGTTCACTAATGGCTTCCATCtg CAATCATCAGTGGGTGTTGAAGATAGCAAAAGAAGATCTGGAGGTAGAATGAATGCGATACCGCATTTGTCACTAATGGCAGTTTTAGTAGAGCACATGGAAGGCCAAAGAGACCTCATCACCCACAAATCCATATGGCATCTTACtgatcaacaaatcaaaaacatat ATACATTGTACATCATGTTCACGGTGTGGGGTTGTTGTTTTTTCGGTGCAactaag GATCCGTATTACGATTCAGAATATTACAGGAAAGATGGAGGAGATGGTACCGGGCATTGGGTCTACGAAaag CAAGAGGACATAGAAGAAAAGGCGAGAGCGGCTTTGTGGCGTGAGGAGTTGATCGAGGAGATCGAGCAGAAGGTTGGAGGGTTGCGGGAGTTGGAAGAAGCTAAAGAAGAGGAGCTTGTTTAA
- the LOC122578337 gene encoding photosynthetic NDH subunit of subcomplex B 4, chloroplastic isoform X1: MAEAIMSFKIINTHINHKPFLLAPRLESKLSLRHLSGSRFTNGFHLQQSSVGVEDSKRRSGGRMNAIPHLSLMAVLVEHMEGQRDLITHKSIWHLTDQQIKNIYTLYIMFTVWGCCFFGATKDPYYDSEYYRKDGGDGTGHWVYEKQEDIEEKARAALWREELIEEIEQKVGGLRELEEAKEEELV, translated from the exons ATGGCAGAAGCTATTATGAGCTTTAAAATCATTAACACTCATATCAATCATAAGCCTTTTTTGCTTGCACCAAGATTGGAATCAAAATTATCA CTCAGGCACTTATCAGGCTCAAGGTTCACTAATGGCTTCCATCtg CAGCAATCATCAGTGGGTGTTGAAGATAGCAAAAGAAGATCTGGAGGTAGAATGAATGCGATACCGCATTTGTCACTAATGGCAGTTTTAGTAGAGCACATGGAAGGCCAAAGAGACCTCATCACCCACAAATCCATATGGCATCTTACtgatcaacaaatcaaaaacatat ATACATTGTACATCATGTTCACGGTGTGGGGTTGTTGTTTTTTCGGTGCAactaag GATCCGTATTACGATTCAGAATATTACAGGAAAGATGGAGGAGATGGTACCGGGCATTGGGTCTACGAAaag CAAGAGGACATAGAAGAAAAGGCGAGAGCGGCTTTGTGGCGTGAGGAGTTGATCGAGGAGATCGAGCAGAAGGTTGGAGGGTTGCGGGAGTTGGAAGAAGCTAAAGAAGAGGAGCTTGTTTAA
- the LOC122580090 gene encoding thioredoxin-like 1-2, chloroplastic, whose translation MASSSLNPTIILPGYPNSDGSPSLSNLCTNFAKRSQLFSDHKGLTSTSWNAKTPVHVHASLCISKSMRWWEKTLKSNMIEINSAQELVNTLSNSGDRLVILGFYSPGCGGCKALHPKICQLAESNPDAIFLQVNYEDLKPMCHALHIHVLPFFRLYKGHEGKVCSFSCTIATIKKFKDALSRYKPNGCNLGPAKGLEESELLSLASIGQISYNLPLKSNEDDLLLKEINTSSKELLLA comes from the exons atggcttcttcttcattaAATCCTACTATAATATTGCCTGGTTATCCAAATTCAGATGGGTCTCCTTCTCTTTCAAATCTTTGCACAAATTTTGCCAAAAGATCACAACTTTTTTCAGATCACAAGGGTTTAACTTCAACTTCTTGGAATGCTAAAACCCCTGTTCAT gtaCATGCATCACTTTGTATAAGCAAATCTATGAGATGGTGGGAAAAGACACTAAAGTCCAATATGATTGAAATCAATTCAGCCCAAGAATTGGTAAACACATTATCAAATTCAGGGGATAGATTGGTCATTTTGGGATTTTATTCACCTGGTTGTGGTGGTTGTAAAGCTTTACACCCAAAG ATCTGTCAATTAGCTGAATCAAACCCTGATGCAATTTTCCTTCAAGTGAATTATGAAGACCTAAAACCTATGTGTCATGCTCTTCATATTCATGTCCTGCCCTTTTTTAGACTATACAAAGGTCATGAGGGCAAGGTTTGCAGTTTTAGCTGCACCATTGCAact ATCAAGAAATTTAAAGATGCATTATCAAGGTATAAACCAAATGGATGTAATCTTGGTCCCGCCAAAGGATTAGAAGAGTCTGAGCTGTTGAGTTTAGCTTCAATTGGTCAAATTTCATATAACTTGCCATTAAAGTCAAATGAGGATGATTTGCTCCTCAAAGAGATTAACACATCAAGCAAAGAATTACTTCTTGCATAA
- the LOC122578753 gene encoding chlorophyll a-b binding protein P4, chloroplastic — MAAVTQAPVAAFRPCATRTRFLTGSSGKLNRELSVRPANTCSSASFKIEAKKGEWLPGLASPGYLNGSLPGDNGFDPLGLAEDPENLKWFVQAELVNGRWAMLGVAGMLLPEVFTSIGILNVPKWYDAGKSEYFASSSTLFVIEFILFHYVEIRRWQDIKNPGSVNQDPIFKSYSLPPNEVGYPGGIFNPLNFAPTPEAKEKELANGRLAMLAFLGFIVQHNVTGKGPFDNLLQHLSDPWHNTIIQTLSGK, encoded by the exons ATGGCTGCAGTCACCCAAGCCCCGGTTGCGGCGTTTAGGCCGTGTGCTACCCGAACCAGATTCCTAACTGGCTCATCAGGGAAGTTAAACAGAGAACTATCTGTTAGACCTGCCAATACTTGCTCATCTGCTTCTTTCAAGATTGAAGCTAAGAAGGGTGAGTGGCTACCCGGATTAGCCTCACCCGGTTACTTAAACGGAAG TCTTCCTGGTGACAACGGGTTCGACCCATTAGGACTAGCGGAAGACCCCGAGAACTTAAAGTGGTTCGTGCAAGCCGAGCTTGTAAACGGGCGGTGGGCCATGTTGGGTGTTGCAGGAATGTTACTGCCTGAGGTTTTCACAAGCATAGGCATACTAAATGTTCCTAAGTGGTATGATGCAGGAAAGTCAGAATATTTTGCATCGTCTTCAACCTTGTTTGTGATCGAATTCATTTTGTTCCACTATGTTGAGATCAGAAGATGGCAAGATATTAAGAACCCAGGAAGTGTTAACCAAGATCCAATCTTTAAAAGCTACAGCTTGCCTCCTAACGAAGTCGGGTACCCTGGTGGCATATTCAATCCCCTTAACTTCGCACCAACCCCCGAGGCCAAGGAGAAAGAGCTTGCTAATG GGAGATTGGCGATGTTGGCGTTTTTGGGGTTCATTGTTCAACACAATGTGACTGGAAAGGGGCCATTCGATAACTTATTGCAGCACCTGTCAGACCCATGGCATAACACCATTATCCAAACTTTGTCTGGAAAGTAA
- the LOC122578752 gene encoding agamous-like MADS-box protein AGL65 isoform X2, with protein sequence MGRVKLKIKRLENISNRQVTFSKRRNGILKKAKELSVLCDIDIILLMFSPTGKPTLFTGQRSNIDEVIAKFARLTPQERAKRKLESLEALKKTFKKLDHDVAIQDFAGRSSQSAEDLSNHVMMLRSQLADLHKRLSYWSNPDKIENIEHLKQMEDSLRGSLDRIRIHKDNLGQQKLVPLDCTSQFQNGLSLPLMMSNTQEDQTIPWLPNNENQNLILPDKEGYIPHRDGECSGVSIPNYSGIFDADKQLEIDGLCKFDRTRQDGGLAELCSTSTLRPQYNEQFPFNPFGSYGFAPPKEMKADRSTNLQGFLDYSTNCNFEMPRPVYNDNICHAWNLEPNPYPLPMMDANSYPQPQQQDHLMTSHHS encoded by the exons ATGGGGAGGGTGAAGCTGAAAATCAAGAGATTAGAGAACATTAGTAATAGACAAGTGACGTTTTCGAAACGAAGAAATGGGATCTTGAAGAAAGCAAAGGAGTTGTCGGTTTTATGTGATATTGATATTATCCTTCTTATGTTTTCTCCTACCGGAAAGCCTACATTATTTACCGGACAACGCAG TAATATTGATGAGGTTATTGCAAAGTTTGCTCGATTAACACCACAAGAAAGAGCAAAAAGGAAATTGGAGAGCCTTGAG GCTTTGAAGAAAACGTTCAAGAAGCTGGACCATGATGTAGCTATACAAGACTTTGCAGGCCGAAG CAGTCAATCAGCTGAG GATTTAAGCAATCATGTGATGATGTTGCGATCTCAACTTGCTGACTTACATAAGCGACTAAG TTATTGGAGTAATCCAGACAAGATCGAGAACATTGAACATCTTAAGCAGATGGAAGATTCCTTGAGAGGCTCACTTGACCGCATTCGTATACACAAG GACAATCTTGGACAACAAAAGCTCGTTCCACTAGATTGCACGAGCCAG TTCCAAAATGGGTTGAGTTTGCCTCTGATGATGTCCAATACCCAAGAGGATCAGACCATACCGTGGCTTCCAAACAATGAAAATCAAAACCTAATCTTACCAGATAAAGAAGGTTACATCCCTCACAG AGACGGGGAGTGTTCTGGGGTCTCCATTCCAAATTATTCTGGCATATTTGATGCTGACAAACAGCTAGAAATAGATGGCTTGTGCAAATTCGACCGCACAAGGCAGGACGGTGGTTTGGCTGAACTGTGTAGTACATCGACTTTGAGACCACAATACAATGAGCAATTCCCGTTTAATCCATTTGGCAGTTATGGTTTTGCACCACCAAAAGAAATGAAGGCCGACAGATCAACAAACTTACAAGGATTTTTGGATTATTCAACAAATTGCAACTTCGAGATGCCTAGGCCCGTCTACAATGATAATATATGTCATGCCTGGAACCTTGAGCCCAACCCTTATCCTCTCCCCATGATGGATGCAAACTCATACCCTCAGCCACAG CAACAAGATCATCTGATGACAAGCCACCACAGCTGA
- the LOC122578752 gene encoding agamous-like MADS-box protein AGL65 isoform X1: protein MGRVKLKIKRLENISNRQVTFSKRRNGILKKAKELSVLCDIDIILLMFSPTGKPTLFTGQRSNIDEVIAKFARLTPQERAKRKLESLEALKKTFKKLDHDVAIQDFAGRRLLTILFSFVHLYVVMQRLMLVSLVWLCCSSQSAEDLSNHVMMLRSQLADLHKRLSYWSNPDKIENIEHLKQMEDSLRGSLDRIRIHKDNLGQQKLVPLDCTSQFQNGLSLPLMMSNTQEDQTIPWLPNNENQNLILPDKEGYIPHRDGECSGVSIPNYSGIFDADKQLEIDGLCKFDRTRQDGGLAELCSTSTLRPQYNEQFPFNPFGSYGFAPPKEMKADRSTNLQGFLDYSTNCNFEMPRPVYNDNICHAWNLEPNPYPLPMMDANSYPQPQQQDHLMTSHHS from the exons ATGGGGAGGGTGAAGCTGAAAATCAAGAGATTAGAGAACATTAGTAATAGACAAGTGACGTTTTCGAAACGAAGAAATGGGATCTTGAAGAAAGCAAAGGAGTTGTCGGTTTTATGTGATATTGATATTATCCTTCTTATGTTTTCTCCTACCGGAAAGCCTACATTATTTACCGGACAACGCAG TAATATTGATGAGGTTATTGCAAAGTTTGCTCGATTAACACCACAAGAAAGAGCAAAAAGGAAATTGGAGAGCCTTGAG GCTTTGAAGAAAACGTTCAAGAAGCTGGACCATGATGTAGCTATACAAGACTTTGCAGGCCGAAGGTTGTTGACAATTCTTTTTAGCTTTGTACATCTTTATGTTGTGATGCAACGCCTAATGTTAGTTTCTTTGGTTTGGTTGTGTTGCAGCAGTCAATCAGCTGAG GATTTAAGCAATCATGTGATGATGTTGCGATCTCAACTTGCTGACTTACATAAGCGACTAAG TTATTGGAGTAATCCAGACAAGATCGAGAACATTGAACATCTTAAGCAGATGGAAGATTCCTTGAGAGGCTCACTTGACCGCATTCGTATACACAAG GACAATCTTGGACAACAAAAGCTCGTTCCACTAGATTGCACGAGCCAG TTCCAAAATGGGTTGAGTTTGCCTCTGATGATGTCCAATACCCAAGAGGATCAGACCATACCGTGGCTTCCAAACAATGAAAATCAAAACCTAATCTTACCAGATAAAGAAGGTTACATCCCTCACAG AGACGGGGAGTGTTCTGGGGTCTCCATTCCAAATTATTCTGGCATATTTGATGCTGACAAACAGCTAGAAATAGATGGCTTGTGCAAATTCGACCGCACAAGGCAGGACGGTGGTTTGGCTGAACTGTGTAGTACATCGACTTTGAGACCACAATACAATGAGCAATTCCCGTTTAATCCATTTGGCAGTTATGGTTTTGCACCACCAAAAGAAATGAAGGCCGACAGATCAACAAACTTACAAGGATTTTTGGATTATTCAACAAATTGCAACTTCGAGATGCCTAGGCCCGTCTACAATGATAATATATGTCATGCCTGGAACCTTGAGCCCAACCCTTATCCTCTCCCCATGATGGATGCAAACTCATACCCTCAGCCACAG CAACAAGATCATCTGATGACAAGCCACCACAGCTGA